The following coding sequences lie in one Arachis ipaensis cultivar K30076 chromosome B03, Araip1.1, whole genome shotgun sequence genomic window:
- the LOC107633667 gene encoding zinc finger BED domain-containing protein RICESLEEPER 3-like, giving the protein MLESALRCERGFVRLSLKDNNFRDCPSEEEWKRGREICKFLNPFYKITTLMSGQSYPTSNLYFMQIWRIECLLKEFSISEDEVIRKMVQPMKAKFDKYWSDYSIILSLGAILDPRMKFHVLEYCLNKVDPCTANEKLTIIKKKLYLLFEAYSETLSHNASSNASGGQIRIPTSREDDSLSFDVHDELRNINFQTNASQRKSSLDIYLEESTLDMNSKIDVLQYWRSQAHRFSDLASMACDVLSIPITTVASESAFLNKYRNSILDTNVQALICARDWIHGYVDDDAEFECQNESDKEHYKDKVDSINMMPGVD; this is encoded by the exons ATGTTGGAGAGTGCTTTGAGATGCGAGCGTGGTTTTGTTAGACTCTCTTTGAAGGATAACAATTTCAGAGATTGTCCGTCGGAAGAAGAGTGGAAAAGAGGAAGAGAAATCTGTAAATTTCTAAATCCATTTTATAAAATTACTACCTTGATGTCTGGTCAATCTTATCCTACttcaaatttatattttatgcAAATTTGGAGGATTGAATGTTTGCTGAAAGAATTCTCCATTAGTGAGGATGAGGTCATAAGAAAAATGGTGCAACCAATGAAAGCCAAATTTGATAAGTATTGGAGCGATTATTCCATAATTCTCTCTCTAGGGGCTATTCTTGATCCTCGAATGAAATTTCATGTTTTGGAATATTGTTTGAATAAAGTGGATCCATGTACTGCTAATGAGAAATTGACCATCATCAAGAAAAAGCTGTATTTGTTGTTTGAAGCATATTCAGAAACTTTGTCACATAATGCCTCTTCTAATGCTTCTGGTGGTCAAATAAGAATTCCAACTTCTAGAGAAGATGATTCACTTTCATTTGATGTGCATGAT GAGTTgagaaatataaattttcaaaCTAATGCTTCACAAAGAAAGTCTTCGTTAGATATCTATTTAGAAGAGTCAACTCTTGATATGAACTCTAAAATAGATGTCTTGCAATATTGGAGGTCTCAAGCCCATCGCTTTTCTGATTTAGCTTCCATGGCTTGTGATGTGCTTAGTATTCCAATAACTACGGTAGCTTCAGAGTCAGCCTTTTTAAATAAGTATAGAAATTCTATTTTGGATACGAATGTACAAGCTCTTATTTGTGCTCGTGATTGGATACATGGATATGTAGATGATG ATGCTGAATTTGAGTGTCAAAATGAAAGTGACAAAGAACATTATAAAGATAAAGTGGATTCAATTAATATGATGCCTG GTGTTGACTAA
- the LOC107633666 gene encoding uncharacterized protein LOC107633666, translated as MKVNPLDAILAQNKLMSQQINMISQHLSGAQSSNAYSPKSAYEVDADDSAWTTMKEEPATEELKEIKAQEETGSVTVHVPMKMEEPEDQPYPNMQQEPEDEELAQFLAVLRKLQVNISFAEVLEKNPPSMACLRSLISDKKTLKGDETVLGIQEAQPAKISLEMADKSLKRAYGMVENFLVKVESLYLPADFVILDTGEDRDESIILGRPFLANSDLALEYCRTLPQSPLDKLVFGVGGGFWFAFGGLEFGGSLLESSLVFEHIGNRSRYCMVMLIGIYEYLYWLLMLLLVDDDYECGFMIELEIMDW; from the exons ATGAAGGTTAACCCTCTGGATGCCATCCTGGCTCAGAATAAGCTCATGTCCCAGCAAATCAACATGATCTCCCAGCACTTGAGTGGAGCACAGAGCTCAAATGCTTACTCTCCAAAGTCAGCATATGAAGTGGATGCTGATGACTCTGCATGGACCACCATGAAGGAG GAGCCTGCTACTGAGGAACTGAAGGAGATCAAGGCTCAAGAGGAGACTGGGAGTGTCACCGTGCACGTCCCCATGAAGATGGAGGAGCCTGAAGACCAACCATATCCAAACATGCAACAGGAGCCTGAGGATGAGGAACTTGCTCAGTTCTTAGCAGTTCTCAGGAAGCTGCAAGTCAACATCTCTTTTGCAGAGGTGTTGGAAAAGAATCCCCCTTCTATGGCATGTCTAAGAAGTTTAATTTCTGACAAGAAGACCTTGAAGGGAGATGAGACTGTG CTGGGAATTCAAGAGGCGCAGCCTGCCaagatctcactggagatggcggACAAGTCCCTAAAAAGGGCATATGGCATGGTGGAAAACTTCCTTgtgaaggttgaaagcctttaccTCCCAGCGGACTTCGTGATACTAGATACAGGGGAGGACAGAgacgaatccatcatccttggaaggcctttCTTAGCTAAT AGTGATCTAGCATTAGAATATTGTCGGACTTTGCCCCAATCACCATTGGATAAG cttgtttttggagttGGTGGTGGCTTTTGGTTTGCCTTTGGTGGTTTGGAGTTTGGTGGAAGCTTGTTGGAATCAAGCTTAGTATTtgagcatattgggaatcggtcaag ATATTGTATGGTGATGCTTATTGGAATTTATGAGTATTTGTattggttgttgatgttgttgttggttgatgatgattatgaatgtGGATTTATGATTGAATTGGAAATTATGGATTGGTAG